One stretch of Mycobacteriales bacterium DNA includes these proteins:
- a CDS encoding HhH-GPD-type base excision DNA repair protein — translation MPTKTLCLSQDAAADALLTRDPLALLIGMVLDQQIPLEKAFSSPYVLTQRLGHDLDAREIAAYEPDALAALFATPPALHRFPGSMAGRVQELCRVLVETYDGDAAAVWATGDAKELLRRIKGLPGFGEQKAKIFMALLGKQLGVRPRGWREVCAPYGDAGSKMSVADITGPKTLLEVRAYKQRMKAAAKAGATA, via the coding sequence GTGCCGACGAAGACGCTGTGCCTGTCGCAGGACGCCGCCGCCGACGCGCTGCTCACGCGCGACCCCCTGGCGCTGCTCATCGGGATGGTGCTCGACCAGCAGATCCCGCTGGAGAAGGCGTTCTCCTCGCCGTACGTGCTGACCCAGCGCCTCGGGCACGACCTCGACGCGCGGGAGATCGCGGCGTACGAGCCGGACGCGCTGGCGGCGCTGTTCGCGACGCCGCCCGCGCTGCACCGGTTCCCCGGCTCGATGGCGGGCCGGGTGCAGGAGCTGTGCCGGGTGCTCGTGGAGACCTACGACGGCGACGCCGCCGCCGTGTGGGCGACGGGCGACGCGAAGGAGCTGCTGCGCCGGATCAAGGGGCTGCCCGGCTTCGGCGAGCAGAAGGCGAAGATCTTCATGGCGCTGCTCGGCAAGCAGCTCGGCGTCCGCCCGCGCGGCTGGCGCGAGGTCTGCGCGCCCTACGGCGACGCCGGCTCGAAGATGTCCGTCGCCGACATCACCGGGCCGAAGACGCTGCTCGAGGTGCGCGCGTACAAGCAGCGGATGAAGGCGGCGGCCAAGGCCGGCGCGACCGCCTGA
- a CDS encoding SigE family RNA polymerase sigma factor, giving the protein MEPDAPPTGVTAVTSTSLPAGVAAADDTVAAFYEAAYPRLVGVLTLASGSRADAEEVVQEAFLRLIPRWSRVSRYDDPEAWVRMVAFRLARSRWHSARARARALVRLGAPPDVPAPDGHRVDVERVLATLPPRQREVLVLHHALGLPVDQVAAELGVPVGTVKSRLARARSAAAAAGGDLDE; this is encoded by the coding sequence ATGGAACCCGACGCGCCGCCCACCGGTGTTACCGCCGTGACGAGCACCAGCCTGCCGGCCGGAGTGGCCGCCGCCGACGACACGGTCGCGGCGTTCTACGAAGCGGCGTACCCGCGGCTGGTCGGCGTCCTCACGCTCGCGTCGGGCAGCCGCGCGGACGCGGAGGAGGTCGTGCAGGAGGCGTTCCTGCGGCTGATCCCGCGGTGGTCGCGCGTGTCGCGCTACGACGACCCGGAGGCGTGGGTGCGGATGGTGGCGTTCCGGCTGGCCCGGTCGCGGTGGCACTCGGCCCGCGCCCGGGCGCGGGCGCTGGTCCGCCTCGGCGCGCCGCCGGACGTCCCGGCACCCGACGGCCACCGCGTCGACGTCGAACGCGTCCTCGCGACGCTGCCGCCGCGGCAGCGCGAGGTGCTCGTCCTGCACCACGCCCTGGGCCTGCCCGTCGACCAGGTGGCCGCCGAGCTCGGCGTCCCCGTCGGCACCGTCAAGAGCCGCCTGGCGCGGGCGCGCAGCGCCGCCGCCGCGGCCGGAGGAGACCTCGATGAGTGA